In Anaerolineales bacterium, the following proteins share a genomic window:
- a CDS encoding M55 family metallopeptidase, with protein MKILIATDMEGITGVTTWDQVTPGHAEYARFRRLMTQDVNAAIRGAFEAGADEIIVADGHWNGSNILVEELDPRARLNTGSPSPLSMMQGIDESVDGVFFVGYHARNGMQNAILDHTWSSKTVANLWLNEILTGEYGLNAALAGHFGVPVIMVTGDQTACAEVENLLGDMEHAIVKQATGRFAAECLPPQVTQELIFNAAARAVTRLTDGDSPDPFVLDSPIRATVEFFTSDMADRAALMPASSREETRVSLTGQTMDVVYRGFRALVTLALSG; from the coding sequence ATGAAAATTCTTATCGCAACAGACATGGAAGGTATTACCGGCGTCACCACGTGGGATCAGGTGACTCCCGGTCACGCGGAGTATGCGCGCTTTCGACGCTTGATGACGCAGGATGTGAATGCCGCCATTCGCGGCGCGTTCGAGGCGGGGGCAGACGAGATCATCGTCGCCGACGGTCACTGGAATGGCTCGAACATTCTCGTCGAAGAACTTGACCCGCGCGCCCGCCTTAACACGGGTTCGCCCTCGCCGCTTTCGATGATGCAGGGCATTGACGAATCTGTGGATGGAGTTTTCTTCGTCGGCTATCACGCGCGCAATGGAATGCAAAATGCAATCCTCGATCATACATGGTCATCCAAAACGGTTGCGAATCTCTGGCTCAACGAAATTCTCACCGGCGAATATGGTCTTAACGCCGCGCTTGCCGGTCATTTCGGGGTGCCCGTCATCATGGTCACCGGCGACCAAACCGCTTGCGCGGAGGTTGAAAATCTACTCGGCGACATGGAACATGCGATAGTGAAACAGGCAACGGGACGTTTTGCCGCCGAATGTCTGCCGCCGCAGGTGACGCAGGAGCTGATCTTCAACGCCGCCGCACGTGCGGTGACGCGGCTTACGGACGGCGACTCGCCCGATCCCTTCGTTTTGGATTCTCCGATTCGCGCGACGGTGGAATTTTTCACCTCGGACATGGCGGATCGCGCCGCCCTTATGCCTGCCTCAAGCCGTGAAGAGACGCGCGTCTCTTTGACCGGGCAAACCATGGATGTCGTCTATCGCGGCTTCCGCGCGCTGGTGACGCTGGCTTTATCGGGGTAG
- a CDS encoding ABC transporter substrate-binding protein, whose translation MKSKWFIVCSVLALASLLLSACGGAGGGASESGGPKQSVGDGEGALSIVAWAGYIERGETDPAYDWVTKFEEQTGCMVTVKTAATSDEMVALMNEGGFDLVTASGDSSNRLISGGRVQELNLDLIPSYNKIDSRLQNAPWHTVDTDGDGTAEHYGVPYSSGENILMYNTDVFGSEPPTSWKVVFEEMTLPDGQSNKGRIQAYDGPIYVADAALYLKSARPELGITDPYALNRDQFNAAIELLRQQRTLINRYWHDAFIQMDDFTNEGVAASGSWPFQANLLKFGGAPIEKVVPVEGATGWADSTMLHVDSAHPNCAYMWMEHSLDPKVQGDLAAWFQNVPVRLDACEGNELLGADGCVNNGLNDFDKIQWWRTPTSDCGDGAGGKEDCVPYHEWVTNYVAVIGGR comes from the coding sequence ATGAAGTCCAAGTGGTTTATCGTATGCAGTGTTTTGGCGCTCGCCAGCCTTTTGCTTTCAGCGTGCGGCGGGGCAGGCGGCGGGGCGAGCGAATCTGGCGGACCGAAACAATCGGTGGGCGATGGCGAAGGAGCGTTGTCCATCGTGGCGTGGGCTGGTTACATCGAACGCGGCGAAACTGACCCAGCCTACGACTGGGTAACCAAGTTCGAAGAACAGACTGGCTGTATGGTCACCGTTAAAACGGCGGCTACCTCAGATGAAATGGTGGCGCTGATGAACGAGGGCGGTTTCGATCTTGTGACTGCCTCCGGCGATTCTTCGAACCGCCTGATCTCCGGCGGACGCGTGCAGGAACTCAATCTCGATCTGATCCCTTCGTACAACAAAATTGACTCGCGCTTACAGAATGCCCCGTGGCATACAGTAGATACCGACGGCGACGGCACGGCGGAACATTATGGCGTGCCGTATTCCTCTGGCGAGAATATCTTGATGTACAACACAGATGTTTTCGGTAGTGAGCCTCCTACCAGTTGGAAGGTGGTCTTCGAGGAAATGACCCTGCCCGATGGTCAATCGAACAAAGGACGCATTCAGGCATATGATGGTCCGATCTATGTGGCAGACGCTGCGCTTTACCTGAAGAGCGCCCGCCCCGAACTGGGTATTACCGATCCGTACGCGTTGAACCGCGATCAGTTCAATGCGGCGATCGAACTCCTCCGCCAGCAACGTACGTTGATCAATCGTTACTGGCATGATGCCTTCATCCAGATGGATGATTTCACCAATGAGGGCGTTGCGGCTTCCGGTTCGTGGCCCTTCCAGGCAAACCTGTTAAAGTTCGGCGGCGCGCCGATTGAGAAGGTTGTCCCTGTGGAAGGCGCGACCGGCTGGGCTGACTCGACCATGTTGCATGTGGATTCTGCTCACCCCAATTGCGCCTACATGTGGATGGAGCACTCGCTCGATCCGAAAGTTCAGGGCGATCTTGCCGCTTGGTTCCAGAATGTACCGGTCCGCCTCGATGCCTGCGAAGGCAACGAATTACTCGGAGCCGATGGCTGCGTGAACAACGGCTTGAATGACTTCGATAAGATCCAGTGGTGGCGCACACCCACTTCCGATTGCGGCGACGGCGCCGGAGGAAAAGAAGATTGTGTTCCGTACCATGAATGGGTCACCAATTATGTCGCGGTGATCGGCGGTCGCTAA
- a CDS encoding ABC transporter ATP-binding protein encodes MTNPSTSAIKFENVSRHFGEVKAVNRADLEIRDGEFFSMLGPSGSGKTTCLRMIAGFDRPTYGQIFLYGQDVSNLPPYERDVNTVFQDYALFPHMNVGDNIAYGLMIKKVSKAERMKRVDEMLELVKLPGYAARKPSQLSGGQRQRVALARALINHPKVLLLDEPLGALDLKLRQQMQVELKAIQQRVGITFIFVTHDQEEALTMSDRIALFNQGHIEQIGTPAEIYEHPATAFVAGFVGTSNLVSGEVAKRITGSDVTFSIRPEKIHLGSANESAPSDSFITDGNVRDVIYLGLYTRYLVELDGGGDLVVVEQNLKTTSMDVLKIKGQRVRLHWKKEHIRQVGG; translated from the coding sequence ATGACCAATCCTTCCACATCTGCCATCAAATTCGAAAATGTCAGCCGACACTTTGGGGAGGTGAAAGCGGTGAATCGCGCCGACCTTGAAATCCGCGACGGCGAATTCTTTTCCATGCTGGGTCCATCCGGTTCGGGAAAGACCACTTGCTTGAGAATGATCGCTGGGTTCGATAGGCCCACTTATGGTCAGATCTTTTTGTATGGGCAGGATGTTTCGAACTTGCCGCCATACGAACGGGATGTGAACACTGTTTTTCAAGATTACGCGCTCTTTCCGCATATGAATGTAGGAGACAATATAGCCTATGGGCTGATGATCAAGAAAGTGTCCAAAGCCGAACGCATGAAGCGTGTGGACGAAATGCTTGAGCTGGTCAAACTTCCCGGCTACGCGGCGCGAAAACCATCCCAACTTTCCGGCGGACAGCGGCAACGCGTGGCTCTCGCGCGTGCGTTGATCAATCACCCCAAAGTTCTGCTCCTCGATGAGCCGCTTGGCGCGCTCGACTTGAAGTTGCGACAGCAAATGCAAGTCGAATTGAAAGCCATTCAACAGCGTGTGGGAATTACATTTATCTTTGTTACGCACGATCAAGAAGAAGCGTTGACGATGAGCGACCGCATCGCTTTGTTCAATCAGGGTCATATCGAACAGATCGGGACCCCTGCGGAAATTTACGAACATCCTGCCACTGCCTTCGTCGCCGGGTTTGTCGGCACATCGAACCTCGTCAGCGGCGAAGTGGCAAAACGGATAACAGGATCAGACGTCACTTTTTCGATTCGACCGGAGAAGATCCATTTAGGAAGCGCGAATGAATCCGCGCCATCCGATAGTTTTATCACGGACGGGAACGTCCGGGACGTGATCTATCTTGGTTTGTATACGCGGTATCTCGTCGAATTAGACGGCGGCGGAGATTTGGTCGTGGTGGAACAGAACTTGAAGACGACCTCCATGGATGTGTTGAAGATCAAAGGACAGCGTGTGCGTCTGCACTGGAAGAAGGAACATATCCGGCAGGTGGGCGGCTAG
- a CDS encoding ABC transporter permease, with protein MLQKISTFLYVRPRFVLALLLGPPLLYMLIVYLGSLFNLLVYSFYSLEDFSGLIVREFTLATYARLSEPANRDIFIRTTIMAISVTLADALIAFPLAYYTAKFASPRLKTWLVIAITMPLWSSYLVRIYAWKLILAQEGILSWFINLLHLDGALRWLLSFESIGGSSLALSPIGLFIVFVYIWLPYMILPVLTSLERVPKSLLEASSDLGAKPLQTFRTVILPLAFPGVIAGSIFTFSLTLGDFIAPIALGNSKFFIGMAVYSYQGTAGNIPLAAAMTMGPIAIMIVYLLIARKLGAFDAL; from the coding sequence ATGTTGCAAAAAATTTCCACGTTTTTGTATGTGCGGCCACGCTTTGTGCTGGCATTGTTGCTCGGACCGCCGTTGCTGTACATGCTGATTGTGTATCTCGGCTCGTTATTCAATCTACTGGTCTATAGTTTTTATTCTCTCGAAGATTTTAGCGGTTTGATCGTGCGCGAGTTTACGCTTGCCACGTATGCCCGGCTGTCTGAACCAGCCAACCGCGATATTTTTATTCGTACAACGATCATGGCGATCTCTGTAACTCTAGCGGACGCGTTGATCGCCTTTCCTTTGGCATATTACACAGCAAAGTTCGCTTCGCCTCGCTTGAAAACCTGGCTCGTCATCGCGATCACGATGCCGTTATGGTCAAGTTATCTCGTCCGTATTTACGCGTGGAAGTTGATCCTCGCGCAGGAAGGGATACTCTCGTGGTTCATCAACCTACTTCATCTCGACGGCGCGCTTCGGTGGCTGCTCAGTTTTGAATCCATTGGCGGTTCGTCTCTGGCGCTTTCGCCCATCGGGTTGTTCATTGTGTTCGTGTATATTTGGCTGCCGTACATGATCCTGCCGGTTCTGACATCGCTAGAGCGAGTGCCGAAGTCTCTGCTCGAAGCCTCCAGCGACCTCGGCGCGAAGCCTTTGCAGACATTTCGCACGGTGATTCTTCCGCTCGCATTTCCCGGTGTGATCGCCGGTTCGATCTTTACATTTTCATTGACCCTCGGCGATTTCATCGCCCCCATTGCGCTTGGCAATTCAAAATTCTTCATCGGCATGGCAGTCTATTCCTATCAAGGCACGGCAGGGAATATTCCGCTTGCCGCGGCAATGACGATGGGACCGATCGCGATCATGATCGTTTACCTCCTCATTGCTCGCAAACTTGGAGCGTTCGATGCACTCTAA
- a CDS encoding ABC transporter permease, protein MHSNSSEQKASWGLKLAALGGLLFLHVPILIIFLYTLTPDETTYTFPLPGITFKWFGIAAQREDLWRALTLSLQVASVATAAALILGTLAAAAVWRSQFFGREAISFLLVLPIALPGIVSGIALRTALGGFDIPFSFWTIVIGHATFCVVVVYNNVLARFRRMQGSQIEASMDLGANSFQTFRYVILPNIATALLAGGMLAFALSFDEVIVTTFTAGQQSTLPIWIFSQLVRPRDRPVTNVVAMFVMLITFIPIFLAQRLSAQSSDTEGSAK, encoded by the coding sequence ATGCACTCTAACTCGTCCGAACAAAAAGCATCCTGGGGATTGAAACTTGCCGCTCTGGGCGGGCTGTTGTTTTTGCATGTGCCGATCCTGATCATCTTTTTATACACGCTGACCCCCGATGAAACAACCTATACCTTCCCACTCCCCGGCATCACCTTCAAATGGTTTGGGATTGCGGCTCAGCGTGAAGACCTCTGGCGCGCGTTGACGCTGTCCTTGCAAGTGGCGTCTGTGGCGACGGCGGCGGCTCTCATCCTCGGGACGCTTGCCGCGGCGGCGGTTTGGCGGAGTCAATTCTTCGGCAGGGAGGCGATTTCGTTTCTGCTGGTCCTGCCGATTGCCCTGCCCGGTATCGTGAGCGGAATTGCTCTCCGCACCGCTCTCGGTGGATTCGATATCCCCTTCTCGTTCTGGACGATCGTGATCGGTCACGCGACATTCTGTGTTGTCGTTGTTTACAACAATGTGCTGGCGCGCTTCCGCCGGATGCAGGGTTCGCAGATCGAAGCCTCGATGGATTTAGGCGCGAACTCGTTTCAAACATTTCGTTATGTGATTCTTCCGAATATCGCCACCGCGTTGCTTGCGGGAGGCATGTTGGCGTTTGCGCTTTCTTTCGACGAAGTCATCGTGACGACATTCACCGCGGGACAACAATCCACGTTGCCGATCTGGATCTTCAGCCAACTCGTCCGCCCGCGCGACAGACCCGTGACAAATGTTGTGGCGATGTTCGTGATGTTGATTACTTTCATTCCCATCTTTCTCGCACAGCGATTGTCCGCGCAGAGTTCGGATACCGAAGGCAGCGCGAAGTAG
- a CDS encoding SET domain-containing protein-lysine N-methyltransferase produces MTGQYYSHLNPKCDSGAFEEKGGCGVFAREPIKQGELICLWGGRIVAASELDPSMEFFTQRILQIEEGLYLEAPLPLEPSDCFNHSCEPNVGFTGQIGLIAMRDIKAGEELNFDYAMCDGSDYDEFTCYCGSASCRGQVKGNDWSKPELWEKYNGYFMPYLARRIEALKAKAVPA; encoded by the coding sequence ATGACCGGTCAATATTATTCCCATCTCAACCCGAAATGCGATTCGGGCGCGTTCGAAGAAAAAGGCGGGTGCGGCGTGTTTGCCCGCGAGCCGATCAAGCAAGGCGAGTTGATCTGTTTGTGGGGCGGGCGCATCGTCGCTGCGAGTGAGCTCGATCCCAGTATGGAGTTCTTCACGCAGCGCATTTTGCAGATCGAGGAAGGGTTGTATCTCGAAGCGCCGCTTCCGCTCGAGCCGTCCGATTGTTTCAATCACTCGTGCGAACCCAATGTGGGTTTCACGGGGCAGATCGGTCTGATCGCGATGCGCGATATTAAAGCGGGCGAGGAACTCAATTTCGATTACGCCATGTGCGACGGCTCAGATTACGATGAATTCACGTGCTATTGCGGGAGCGCGAGTTGCCGCGGTCAAGTGAAAGGCAATGATTGGTCGAAGCCTGAGTTATGGGAAAAATATAACGGCTACTTCATGCCGTATCTGGCGCGGCGCATCGAAGCGCTCAAGGCGAAAGCGGTACCCGCCTAA
- a CDS encoding CPBP family intramembrane metalloprotease: protein MNFLLGERLKFDWKIVTITIVSTLLFMADFYHRKFLFEQLGHWFRVVLYLVVPLLFILFIFRENPKEYGFSLGDWKAGLVVTAIGILFMAPVIYYLGSDNASMQKYYQPYMNGLPWTTFLDLIGWEFIFRGWLLFGYARKFGPEALWIQAVPFALMHNGKPEVETLSTIFGGFAFGWVAWRTKSFLYPFLIHWFIATFIILVAAS from the coding sequence ATGAACTTCCTCCTCGGCGAACGCCTCAAATTCGACTGGAAAATCGTCACTATCACGATCGTTTCCACGCTGCTATTCATGGCTGATTTTTATCATCGAAAATTCCTGTTTGAACAATTGGGCCACTGGTTTCGAGTGGTTTTGTATCTTGTTGTTCCGCTTCTTTTTATACTTTTTATTTTCCGTGAAAACCCCAAAGAATATGGCTTCAGCCTCGGCGATTGGAAAGCGGGACTTGTCGTCACTGCCATCGGAATCTTATTCATGGCGCCAGTGATCTATTATCTCGGCAGTGATAACGCCTCCATGCAGAAATATTACCAACCCTACATGAACGGACTCCCATGGACAACCTTCCTCGACCTGATCGGTTGGGAGTTCATCTTCCGCGGTTGGCTTCTGTTCGGGTACGCCCGCAAATTCGGACCCGAGGCGTTGTGGATTCAAGCGGTCCCGTTCGCGTTGATGCACAACGGCAAACCCGAAGTGGAAACGCTCTCCACCATCTTCGGCGGCTTTGCCTTTGGCTGGGTGGCATGGAGAACAAAATCCTTCCTCTATCCGTTCTTGATTCACTGGTTTATCGCGACCTTCATCATCCTCGTCGCGGCGAGTTAA
- a CDS encoding GNAT family N-acetyltransferase, whose translation MTAFVLRSAREAESRQIKELIRLVGINPMGLDWKRFIVAVDAEDRVVATGQLKPHGGDILELSSIAVQPEHRGQGIARAVIEHLLKDSPRPLYLTCISTMGPFYEKFGFASLEYNDMPRYFQRLSKVANAMLTFTREDEYLLVMKLQ comes from the coding sequence ATGACCGCTTTCGTCCTCCGTTCGGCGCGAGAGGCTGAATCCCGCCAAATCAAGGAGTTGATTCGCCTAGTGGGAATCAACCCGATGGGTCTGGATTGGAAGCGTTTCATCGTAGCGGTGGATGCGGAAGACCGCGTCGTCGCGACGGGACAGTTGAAGCCGCACGGCGGAGACATCCTCGAACTTTCATCCATCGCGGTCCAGCCCGAACATCGCGGGCAGGGAATTGCCCGCGCCGTCATTGAACATTTGTTGAAGGACAGTCCGCGTCCGCTGTATCTGACTTGTATTTCGACCATGGGTCCATTCTATGAAAAATTCGGTTTTGCCAGCCTTGAATATAATGATATGCCGCGTTATTTTCAGCGATTGAGCAAAGTGGCGAACGCGATGCTGACTTTTACGCGGGAGGACGAATACCTGCTGGTGATGAAGTTACAGTAA
- a CDS encoding helix-hairpin-helix domain-containing protein, producing the protein MQMLKSVLYMASGTLFGLFVAALIWVVARNPSGEAVTLRPVPTDTPIVVHITGAVPRPGVYALPKGARVQDAISAAGGFLADADKTGINLAQLLEDGEQLDIPFGEGASLVIPTPEVENVDPGETELININTASQFQLESLPGIGPTTAQKIIDYREENGPFSTIEEIMDVSGIGPGTFERIKDLITVDG; encoded by the coding sequence ATGCAAATGCTCAAATCCGTTCTATACATGGCTTCGGGAACGCTTTTCGGTTTGTTCGTCGCCGCGTTGATTTGGGTTGTGGCGCGCAACCCCAGCGGGGAGGCGGTAACGCTGCGCCCCGTGCCGACGGATACGCCGATCGTGGTGCATATCACCGGCGCGGTGCCGCGTCCCGGCGTGTATGCCTTGCCGAAGGGCGCGCGCGTGCAGGATGCGATTTCCGCCGCTGGCGGTTTTCTAGCGGATGCCGACAAAACCGGCATCAACCTCGCGCAGTTGCTCGAAGACGGCGAGCAACTGGATATTCCATTCGGCGAGGGCGCGTCGCTTGTTATTCCCACGCCCGAGGTTGAGAATGTTGACCCGGGTGAAACGGAGTTGATCAACATCAACACGGCTTCTCAATTTCAATTGGAGTCTCTGCCGGGCATTGGTCCTACTACCGCCCAAAAAATTATTGACTACCGCGAGGAGAATGGACCCTTCTCCACGATTGAGGAAATCATGGATGTGTCGGGAATCGGTCCCGGTACGTTCGAGCGGATCAAGGATTTGATCACGGTGGATGGGTAG
- a CDS encoding acyl-CoA dehydrogenase family protein: MNFDLTEEQKLWQKAVHDFVAKEVQPKAHEVDVTSEFNWDATRKMGPLGLLGLNIPETYGGAGVDAVSSAIAIEELGWGCGSTALAIAAHNGLGTAPVVLFGSESLKKKWLPVVASGKNKLAALSLTEPGAGSDLQGGVVTKAVKDGNEWVINGAKMWCTNASIAEYIITLVRTDAKGGSRSLSQILVPTNSPGLKIGPAEKKMGLHGSPTHAVTYEDVRVPLENLVGEEGKGLQQTLAVLDGGRIGIAALSIGLAQAAFEYAVNYARERKAFGKPIAEQQAIQWMLADAATEIELARTMLHKTAWLKEQGRNYNKEAAMAKMFATEMAERVCRNSIQIHGGYGYSSEYPVERIYRDARLMTIGEGTSEIQRMVIARHVLASE; encoded by the coding sequence ATGAACTTTGACCTAACCGAAGAGCAAAAACTTTGGCAAAAAGCAGTTCACGATTTTGTCGCGAAAGAAGTACAACCCAAAGCCCATGAAGTGGACGTAACCAGCGAATTCAACTGGGATGCGACGCGCAAGATGGGTCCACTGGGATTGCTGGGACTCAACATCCCCGAAACCTACGGCGGCGCAGGCGTGGACGCGGTCAGTTCCGCAATTGCGATTGAGGAACTCGGCTGGGGTTGTGGGTCAACCGCGCTGGCGATTGCCGCGCACAACGGGCTTGGCACAGCGCCCGTCGTGCTGTTCGGAAGCGAATCCCTGAAAAAGAAATGGCTGCCAGTCGTCGCAAGCGGAAAGAACAAACTCGCCGCGCTGTCGCTCACCGAACCGGGCGCAGGCTCCGACCTACAGGGAGGCGTGGTTACGAAAGCGGTCAAGGATGGGAACGAGTGGGTCATCAATGGCGCGAAGATGTGGTGCACGAACGCCTCCATCGCGGAATACATCATCACGCTCGTCCGCACCGACGCGAAAGGCGGCTCGCGTTCGTTGAGTCAAATCCTTGTGCCGACGAATTCACCAGGACTCAAAATCGGTCCCGCCGAAAAGAAGATGGGACTCCACGGCTCCCCCACCCACGCGGTGACGTATGAAGATGTCCGCGTGCCGCTCGAAAACTTGGTCGGCGAGGAAGGGAAAGGCTTGCAACAAACACTTGCCGTCCTTGATGGCGGACGCATCGGCATCGCGGCGCTTTCGATTGGGCTCGCGCAAGCCGCCTTCGAGTACGCAGTCAACTATGCGCGCGAACGCAAAGCCTTCGGCAAGCCGATCGCCGAACAACAAGCCATCCAATGGATGCTGGCGGACGCGGCAACCGAGATCGAACTGGCGCGCACAATGCTCCACAAAACCGCGTGGCTCAAAGAGCAGGGACGCAACTACAACAAGGAAGCCGCTATGGCAAAGATGTTCGCCACCGAAATGGCGGAGCGCGTCTGCCGTAATTCCATCCAAATTCACGGAGGTTACGGCTATTCGAGCGAGTACCCCGTAGAAAGAATCTACCGCGACGCGCGCCTGATGACCATCGGCGAAGGGACAAGCGAAATCCAACGGATGGTCATTGCAAGGCATGTGCTAGCAAGCGAGTAA
- a CDS encoding DsrE family protein, with protein sequence MKNTVILLTSNGMGRADEKLGRLLLGKYLDLVIQSDNLPAAICFYTEGVKLVCEGSPVLEELRALETKGVRLIVCSRCLHYFDLTDKALVGIVGGMGDILEAQTKAEKVITL encoded by the coding sequence ATGAAAAATACCGTTATCCTACTCACCAGCAACGGCATGGGCAGAGCAGATGAAAAATTGGGTCGTTTACTGTTGGGTAAATATCTCGATCTGGTTATACAGAGCGATAACCTGCCCGCCGCGATTTGCTTCTACACCGAAGGCGTAAAACTCGTCTGCGAAGGTTCGCCGGTTTTAGAAGAACTCCGCGCGCTTGAGACAAAAGGTGTGCGGCTGATCGTCTGCTCGAGGTGCCTGCACTATTTCGATCTCACCGACAAAGCGCTGGTCGGCATCGTCGGCGGTATGGGTGATATTCTCGAGGCGCAAACAAAAGCAGAGAAGGTCATCACACTTTAG
- a CDS encoding DUF2007 domain-containing protein has product MDELKWELLTEIQGRWEADIIKAMLASNGIDSELFQESVGALYPTSLDMLGRVQIFVPKEHTEIAKKLMKEYNESPE; this is encoded by the coding sequence ATGGACGAACTCAAATGGGAATTACTCACTGAAATACAGGGTCGCTGGGAAGCGGACATCATCAAAGCGATGCTGGCAAGCAACGGAATCGACTCTGAATTATTTCAAGAATCAGTCGGCGCGCTCTACCCCACATCCTTGGATATGTTAGGTCGCGTTCAAATCTTCGTTCCAAAAGAGCATACGGAAATCGCTAAAAAACTTATGAAAGAATACAACGAATCCCCGGAATAG
- a CDS encoding YwiC-like family protein, with protein MPNKLFRKHIAIPQDHGSWVFILSPLLIGIFAGKTFNYATFNLILAAMSAFMLRQPMTALIKVLARRRPKEELPIARFWIILYSGIALLSVIALVLEGFEDILYLAVPGALVFGWHLWLVSKRKERKQAGVEIIATGILSLAAPAAYWIGVGHYDPTGWWLWILVWIQSAASIVYAYLRLEQRVLDSLPTRREQWKMGFRAALYTTFNLASTLTLGLVAALPTLLFLPYLLQWTETMWGIFHPAVGWKPTHIGIRQLIVSTLWTILFILVWR; from the coding sequence ATGCCAAACAAACTCTTCCGAAAACACATCGCGATTCCGCAGGATCACGGCTCGTGGGTTTTCATCCTCAGCCCACTGCTCATCGGCATCTTCGCCGGAAAAACCTTCAACTACGCTACCTTCAACCTCATTTTGGCAGCCATGTCCGCGTTCATGCTCCGCCAACCAATGACAGCGCTGATCAAGGTCCTTGCGCGCCGCCGCCCAAAAGAAGAATTACCCATTGCAAGGTTTTGGATCATTCTTTATTCGGGCATCGCGCTTCTATCCGTAATCGCGCTTGTCCTCGAAGGCTTCGAAGATATTCTCTACCTTGCCGTACCGGGCGCGCTGGTCTTTGGCTGGCATTTGTGGCTGGTGAGCAAACGCAAAGAAAGAAAACAAGCCGGGGTCGAGATCATCGCCACAGGCATACTATCCCTCGCCGCGCCCGCCGCGTACTGGATCGGCGTCGGGCATTACGATCCTACCGGTTGGTGGCTGTGGATACTCGTCTGGATTCAATCCGCGGCGAGCATCGTCTACGCGTACTTGCGGCTTGAACAACGCGTATTGGATTCACTCCCCACCCGCCGCGAACAATGGAAGATGGGATTCCGCGCCGCGCTCTACACGACATTCAACCTCGCTTCCACCCTGACGTTGGGCTTGGTCGCGGCTTTGCCGACTTTGCTCTTCCTCCCCTACCTGCTACAATGGACGGAAACAATGTGGGGCATCTTCCACCCCGCTGTCGGATGGAAACCCACGCACATCGGAATCCGGCAATTGATCGTAAGCACGCTGTGGACGATCCTTTTCATTTTAGTTTGGAGATGA